One window from the genome of Nicotiana sylvestris chromosome 9, ASM39365v2, whole genome shotgun sequence encodes:
- the LOC138877844 gene encoding uncharacterized protein yields the protein MAVQALASQFVRLDLSEPSWVLACMVSQSSLIDCIRERQLDNPHLLFLKDRVQHSDTRDVTIGDDRVLRMQGRICVPNMDGLQELILEEAHSSRYSIYSGAANMYQVLRQHYWWRRMKKDIVGFVAQCLNYQQVKYENQRPGGLLQKI from the coding sequence atggctgttcaagccttagccagccagtttgtgagattggatctttcggagccaaGTTGGGTTCTAGCCTgcatggtttctcagtcttccttaattgattgtatcagggagcgtcagttgGATAACCCCCATTTGCTTTtccttaaggacagggttcagcaCAGTGatactagagatgtgactattggagatgatagggtattgaggatgcagggtcggatttgtgtacccaatatggatgggcttcaggagttgattctagaggaggcccatagttcacggtattccatttatTCGGGTGCCGCAAATATGTACCAGgttttgaggcaacactattggtggaggcggatgaagaaagatatagttggatttgtagctcagtgcctcaattatcagcaggtgaagtatgagaacCAGAGACCAGGTGGGCTGCTTCAGAAGATatag